Proteins from one Triticum aestivum cultivar Chinese Spring chromosome 7A, IWGSC CS RefSeq v2.1, whole genome shotgun sequence genomic window:
- the LOC123150676 gene encoding oligopeptide transporter 7, translating to MASSSRSHQEAEDGELHGDRITSPLLPASTSRSSPERDEEEEGENSPIEQVALTVPVGDDPDTPVLTFRMWVLGVLSCAVLSFLNQFFWYRKEPLTVTAISAQVAVVPLGRLMAAALPERPFLRGTHYEFTLNPGPFNVKEHVLITIFANAGAGTVYAIHVVTAVRVFCGKDLTFFVSLLVVLTTQVLGFGWAGIFRRYLVEPASMWWPSNLVQVSLFRALHEKEGRRKGGFTRNQFFLVAFVCSFAYYVFPGYLFQMLTSLSWICCVFPHSVLAQQLGSGLHGLGIGAIGLDWASVSSYLGSPLVSPWFATVNVAAGFFIIMYVITPIGYWFNFYKAQTFPIFSADLFTLTGQKYNISAIVDDHFHFDKEAYERNGPLYLSTLLAITYGVSFASLSATIVHALLFHGREILQLSRSTFRGKSVDVHTKLMRRYKQVPEWWFICILLVSIAATVFACEYYIEQLQLPWWGVLLACAIAFFFTLPIGIITATTNQTPGLNIVTEYIIGFLYPGRPVANMCFKVYGYISMHQALMFLQDFKLGHYMKIPPRAMFMAQVVGTSIAAFVYLGTAWWLMDTIPNICNIELLSADSPWTCPADHVFYDASVIWGLIGPRRIFGALGTYSAVNWFFLGGAIAPLLVWFAHKAFPGQNWILLINMPVMIGCTVKMPPATAVNYTTWILVGFLSGYVVYRYRRDWWERHNYLLSGALDAGLAFMAVLIYLCLGLENISLNWWGNDLDGCPLASCPTAKGIVVKGCPVYN from the exons ATGGCGTCCTCCTCCCGCTCCCACCAAGAAGCGGAGGACGGGGAGCTCCATGGCGATCGCATCACCTCCCCACTCC TGCCGGCGTCGACGTCGCGCAGCTCGCCGGAgcgggatgaggaggaggagggggagaactCGCCGATCGAGCAGGTGGCGCTGACGGTGCCGGTGGGCGACGACCCGGACACCCCCGTGCTGACGTTCCGGATGTGGGTCCTCGGCGTCCTCTCCTGCGCCGTGCTCTCCTTCCTCAACCAGTTCTTCTGGTACCGCAAGGAGCCGCTCACCGTCACCGCCATCTCCGCCCAGGTCGCCGTCGTGCCGCTCGGCCGGCTCATGGCGGCCGCGCTGCCGGAGCGCCCCTTCCTCCGTGGCACACACTACGAGTTCACCCTCAACCCGGGCCCGTTCAACGTGAAGGAGCACGTGCTGATCACCATCTTCGCCAACGCCGGCGCCGGCACCGTCTACGCCATCCACGTGGTCACCGCCGTCCGCGTCTTCTGCGGCAAGGACCTCACCTTCTTCGTCTCTCTCCTCGTCGTGCTCACCACCCAGGTGCTCGGGTTCGGGTGGGCGGGCATATTCCGGCGGTACCTCGTGGAGCCGGCGAGCATGTGGTGGCCGTCCAACCTCGTGCAGGTCTCCCTCTTCAG GGCTCTCCATGAGAAAGAAGGGCGCCGAAAAGGCGGCTTCACGCGCAACCAGTTCTTCCTGGTGGCATTCGTTTGCAGCTTCGCGTACTACGTCTTCCCGGGCTATCTGTTCCAGATGCTCACCTCCCTCTCCTGGATCTGCTGTGTCTTCCCCCACTCCGTGCTTGCCCAGCAGCTCGGCTCAGGCCTCCATGGGCTCGGCATTGGCGCCATCGGCCTCGACTGGGCGTCCGTCTCTAGCTACCTTGGGAGCCCTCTTGTCAGCCCGTGGTTCGCCACCGTGAATGTCGCTGCaggcttcttcatcatcatgtacGTAATCACCCCCATCGGGTACTGGTTTAACTTCTACAAGGCACAGACCTTCCCCATCTTCTCTGCCGATCTCTTCACCTTGACCGGGCAGAAGTACAACATCTCGGCCATCGTGGACGACCATTTCCATTTCGACAAGGAGGCGTACGAGAGAAACGGGCCACTATACCTCAGCACTCTCTTGGCAATCACATACGGTGTTAGCTTTGCATCCCTTAGCGCGACGATTGTTCATGCTCTTCTGTTCCACGGAAG AGAAATTTTGCAGTTAAGTAGATCAACATTTCGAGGAAAAAGTGTGGACGTACATACAAAGCTAATGAGGAGATATAAGCAGGTCCCTGAGTGGTGGTTCATCTGCATCCTTCTTGTTAGCATTGCTGCCACTGTATTTGCTTGCGAGTACTACATCGAGCAGCTCCAGCTGCCCTGGTGGGGTGTACTGCTTGCATGCGCCATTGCCTTTTTCTTCACCCTCCCAATTGGAATCATCACGGCGACAACAAACCAG ACCCCAGGATTGAACATCGTCACAGAGTACATCATTGGGTTCTTGTACCCTGGACGACCCGTCGCGAATATGTGCTTTAAGGTTTATGGGTATATCAGCATGCACCAAGCTCTGATGTTTCTGCAAGATTTTAAGTTGGGCCACTATATGAAGATTCCCCCAAGGGCAATGTTTATGGCTCAG GTGGTAGGAACATCGATTGCGGCATTTGTGTACCTTGGAACGGCGTGGTGGCTTATGGACACAATCCCCAACATCTGCAACATCGAGCTTCTCTCAGCGGACAGCCCTTGGACATGCCCCGCCGATCATGTGTTCTATGATGCATCGGTCATATGGGGTCTTATTGGCCCACGCAGAATATTCGGGGCCTTGGGAACTTACTCGGCAGTGAACTGGTTCTTCTTGGGAGGTGCCATTGCTCCTCTCTTGGTATGGTTTGCACACAAGGCATTCCCGGGCCAGAACTGGATCTTACTCATCAACATGCCTGTGATGATCGGTTGCACCGTCAAGATGCCGCCTGCCACCGCTGTAAACTACACCACATGGATACTTGTTGGGTTTTTGTCAGGTTATGTGGTCTATAGATATCGACGAGACTGGTGGGAACGACACAATTATCTGCTCTCAGGTGCACTAGATGCAGGTTTGGCGTTCATGGCTGTCTTAATTTACTTGTGCCTAGGCTTGGAGAACATCAGTTTGAATTGGTGGGGCAATGACTTGGATGGATGTCCGCTGGCTTCTTGCCCCACTGCTAAAGGTATAGTTGTCAAGGGGTGCCCTGTGTACAACTGA
- the LOC123151220 gene encoding uncharacterized protein has translation MQQAKVKVKDGSSALRAKAKIAWAKLAEKVEAATSRSHDERQLAHERGRAKVAAAEAQLHQEKVAHREAAMEHRLHKHAGVGGHNHKHDAGGVH, from the coding sequence ATGCAGCAAGCGAAGGTGAAGGTGAAGGACGGCTCGAGCGCGCTGAGGGCCAAGGCGAAGATCGCGTGGGCTAAGCTGGCGGAGAAGGTGGAGGCGGCGACGTCGAGGTCGCACGACGAGCGTCAGCTGGCGCACGAGCGCGGCAGGGCCAAGGTCGCTGCCGCTGAGGCGCAGCTGCACCAGGAGAAGGTCGCGCACCGCGAGGCCGCCATGGAGCACCGCCTCCACAAGCACGCTGGCGTCGGCGGCCACAACCACAAGCACGACGCCGGTGGCGTGCACTGA